The window CCATCTCCACAAGACTGGATTTAGAGTCACCCTGTTTTCCACTGTTGGGCGCCTTTCTTGGTCTAGGATTCTTCTTGGGACTCTTCACTCTATTcacttctaaaaaaaaaaaaaaagacacaaattacaaaaaactgACACTTCTTTTtacaatttatatatttcagcTTGTGTCTCGGCctatcacaaaaaaaaatcgTCATCAATTTAAGACTTTCATTCCAAAGAtatcataaatacatatatatatacatcataTCATAATAGCATAACAATGCAAATACACTGGATGGGATGGTCATGCTTTAGATGAGCTTTTAGGTTTGCATTCTGTAAGGCTGGTATTCTAGCGTTCCATctaagattgtgtgtgtgtgtgtgtttgtgcttgtctCTATTGgtcttcaaacacaaactgacaatcaaattaatttgatttgcaTTGTGGACACATGCATCTCACACTGCCTCAGAATATGATCTGAGTAATTGGATCTGAAATATGACCTCAATTTAGGGCCCTGcgatatgaaaaaaaatcatatcgCGATAATTTtgttcatatcagtcaatatcgatataaatcaaatcagcgccactgcactgaggcgcattactctgAGCAGGTCAACAAGTAACTCTGCTTCTCTGACGTTTTCTTATCAATCACTTGGAActtatctttataaaaacctgctgaattcatatttatgttacTGGATAAACGGGCcgttgcttcttctgcaacaatgaagttaaaacactgtgttgcaTCATAATCTGAGGAAAGAACTTCTGTCTCCGGaagagtttgtgtgtggtgtgagagtgtgagtgtgtgtctgctcgtctctgtccctcttcacacacaaactgattatcacatgtatttagttattaatccatgatgtcggatcatgaatccagatTGTTCCAGTCGCTTTTActctgatgtcctgactgtgcgcgtcacattatgtctcatgttgtgtagcaggtttaaacatgtttccCATAAACTCTAGAGTAAATCAAACAAAGTGTCACCTTCCGCCTTTTGACTTTAAAGGGATTGTTCACCTGAAAATGAAGAGCTGGTGTCATCCAAGcgtccgtaagccccgacattccaattcaacttgaaacggcgtcatttacaccatgtttttaggCTAAacgtcctctgatatcctcctctgatATCATTCACACTCGCACGCGCACACGCTCTCACCCACGGGCATGTGTGGGGTGCGCGTTAGCATCGCTGCTTCcgctagcatcgctacttccagTAGCAGCCTTTTAGGCTTAAAATATGGTGTTAATGACGCTGTTTCGGGTCAAATTTGAATGTAGGGCTAACAgtcacttggatgacaccacaggagcagtatggagagatttaatgttttttttctgttgttttttaacgtttgaagaattgatccccagttacttcaattgtatttgatttggctgcaacgctgtttaccccctGACACAAGGGgactcaaacacatttttctgtgaactatccctttgagaACTCGACAATAAAGCGGACCaaaccatgaaaacaaaagaaccCGACCCACACATCTTGTTTCTGCAGTGGAAAAGGAATAAAGATTAACAGCAAATATACAATATGACATCTGATcacaccttttttctttgtgactttctttttctttgtggaaCTTCCATCCGTCTCACTCTCCTCATCTGCTATTTTTCTCTTGGCCGCCTtctggaagaagaggaaaagaagaattAGGTGGTGACCGTGTGCATACTATATGTCCACATTAAAACCTATACCTAAGTTGGTCATGTACCATTTGGTGCTGCACCTGCTCTTGGGAACTAGATTCATATAAAAGCATTTATTTTCCTCCGTTAAGAGTTAAACGTGTTTAAACTAagtgttttttccatttccaataaaacatcagatcaCTTGTTCAACTGCTTtgaccacaacaaacaaacactggcttCCATAAATTGTTTACATAAAGTGTGTTTTAACTGTGGGTTCAACAAAAGTGAAGGTTTCCTAGAAAGACAGGAAAGAGTTTTCCACACAATATGACTAAATTATTTCTGCTCTGAAATCAGAGCGAGTCAGAGAGAAATGGTGGCTGTTCAGAGAGTTTTGCACTTAATAAAGACAATCAAGTCCTCCTCCAGCCTGAGCCATTTATAAAGTCTGAACTATCACTCACCCCCTGCAcctcttttcagttttgcctTTATTTTGACAATTGCTACCTAGTGAACACCATGTGGCGCCTGCTGAGGAGAACAGATTGACAGGATAATTATATACAGCAGGAAACAAATATGACTGGCCTgtgaataaagtaaatgttaGCGTGTAAACCTATGAGAATACGCATATCTGCTCAGTGCTGTTAATGTTTAAGTTACAATCCTACAGATTTCAGCAACATGCAGCTTTAGCCTCAATCTTTGTGTGTAGTCTTCAATTAATCGTTAAGACTGTTTTGCAGGGTTTTCATTACATAGGATTGATCAGATGGAGGTAAGAGATAGattttgaaatataattttacaCTTACTTTCCTACATCCACTCTACTTTtgtcaatatttgtttttgtttatgacaataaagaaaactgttgtcattttattaatatttttaactgttacaacaaaggaaaacaccaaactcttatgaagaggagaacaaaataCATTGGCATGTGTAGGcctactttgaaataaattaaacacagaactatGCTTTTTCGCTCATCTCCAGCTTGGTACTTTTCAGCAAATGCTGTGTGCTTGTTCTGGAAATGTCTttcaacattacattttttgttgtttgctaaTTTCTCGCCACATATCAAGCATCCAGGTAAGCCAGCATCGTTGGCAGTGAAAGCAAATTAATCTGTCCACGCAGAATTAAACTCTCTATTTTCCTcccagacttttcttttttgggattTATCCATGGTTAGCCTACCGAGGCTGGGGATTGGAAACTCAAGATTAGCCACCCGCACGAAAAAGCGCCGGGCCGTAGACGTAATAGGATGtagctcggtacaaaccaactgcagcttctgctctgatcaagaAGCTGCAGCGctgatctctgagcagctgtgaccagagaaactctgtgttttcactgtttccactgttaagAAGCAGCCGGTAAgcagtggtgtataaagtacttgaaagccatacttgagtaaaagtacagatatcttacctgaaagtgactccggtaaaagtaaaagtcacccgtaagaaaatgacttgagtcaaagtcttaaagtagctcatattaaatgtacttaagtatcaaaagtatctggtgttgaaatgtacttaagtatcaaaagtaaaagtacaagtaccaaaattaaaaatgcaaagcGCTTTTTATAgtctatacagacacaaaacaaccccaaattgttctcttcaggatttatttcaactgactgaaaaattataacaaaaatatacatatactgtataattttacaaattttgaaccccagatgctgaggttcaaatagtaatggactagtgcatctgaacttctagggacaacaaagaaccaacagaataaacaagtgccTCTTGTGTCTGCCTAAGAACACTAATAGACCACAGTATAACATGGCGGAGCGCCGAGAAGATGATCAAACTTGACTATCTAGAGGAAGTTAAACTCTTCACAAAGTTTCTGAAGGTGAACCTGCGGAGGGATCATTACCGGTACAGCCTGCTCGACCCCGGTTGACCAAGGCAGCCCGACCAACCTCCGGACGCTTAGGGTCTCGTGCTGACCCCCCGACGGCAAACACGCCGCCGGGCCATGCGCATCTCCTGATGCAGGGGGCAcgcgagtgagcgagagagagttGCACCGTGCGTAAAGGCGCGCGTTGCGCCAACCTCCGCACGCACGCAAACGCTCCTGGTATTTCCTGAcggcctgatacgatgatgctttaaaaaattTACGTGACGTTCACTCACGTTcgtcatatgaaaactgattcatTAATGATTCAACCAACAGTGCTCACGCCCTTGTATGTTGCTGCTACTGTTGTGGAGGGCAGATAAAGTGGCTGCGTTCCGAacgataaaaaaacatttcctcatcCTTCTTTAGCAGGATGGTCCAGACGGCTGGTTACCGGCCAGACAACGAGCCAAACTACCAGTGAGCTCCCAACCACGGAGCCGAGATTCTGGCCACTTAGGAAGGTAAGACATTGCTTTTAAATGCTGTATAAACCAAGTTTAtaatctaataattccagaaatctgtctgtgtggaatTAATATCTGTGGAACCCATACTTCATACTTGGCATGAGaattgttaagggcccaaggaagtggTGTGTCAAATGTGGTGCGATTCGTACATTCgatattttaaatttgaaaaaactttgaataaataggcgaccagtgctctgtagcagcagcagctgggaatCATCAATGTAAATGAAGTTGCCATTCATGCCAACAGTGTGTTCACTGCAAGGGCAACATCAATTGAATCTCAAGTTCGGGGTTCTCTGTACTGAggccagcagcaggtctttacccTGCCACAGCTCAAATACTGCAGATCAGTACAacttcagagagaaagctgcaaccagccttacaacaggccaagcaaacagcttATTCCAAACAAATGTTCGTACAGGCATTACACTAGTTGCTATAATTACTATTAATAACTAGGGCTGCAAGAAGGACTGTGCGGGCCCTAGCACTTGCAATCTCAGGACCTGATGCGGCAATGGGGGAGGGCGGACAGGGACCGGTCGAAACGGCTCGGTGTTGCATGCATTTTGTGCATTGCTGGAAGGATAAACtcatcacttcctgcttctgtcACGCAGCACTGGACCGCACCCACTAATCACACATTACGGTCAAAGCCATCAAGTGTAGACCACACCATGAAAATTTcatgtaaatcgaattaaagttgtatAATGAGGCTTACTGCCTTTTGGCtgtaggtggtgctatcactatcactacatagAGACTAATGATCTGTTCAGTTCGGGGCTCTGATGAAGCCTGAGAAATTAGGGGCCGGTTGGAGAATGTACAGTGGagttacaactttattttcacgCTGATCAGTAGGTATCTACGCcatcactatcactacatatagactaatagatctgttcacCTGATCAAAGGTGAGAATTTTGGTGCTGATGTCCCACAGTTAATCAGTATGTGGGCGCTATGACCCTTTgttaatattgacatatggagctgttcaggatTGGACTATGATCACGTGAAGGACTTttggtgctgattggacaatgcacagtggagttatgataACTTTGTCTCCTATGGCAAAAGACCAACCTttgccgcacctcaatgtttaaACCAAGTGGCAACCTAGCATGACGTCACCTTGGTTTCTGTACTCCCGTTTTGAAGCCGAGAGCTTCGAGATTGAATCAGCGCCATCTTGATTGTTTGGAGCCCGGTGGAGGGGGACGTTACCATATTTGGATAAAAGGGAGGAGCTGGGTCTGACCTGACCTCCAACTTGAGGTGTGTAAACACACCCACCTACACCGGCTACTCGCCACAGCACCTGTCTGCGCCGAGAATTAGCAGCTAACACAGTTAGCTTCGATCATCTGatttcagagttttttttaacactgcTTTAAGCTGCAGAACATGAAGAGACGTCAGAACAGATGTGAGCTGCTTCATGAACTGTGATGAATTATTTGCTTCTGGACTGACTGTTAAActacacactgttaaacatATCAAATGTAAGAGCAGCTTGTGTTCCTCCAGTCTTTGGACTTTACTTTTATAGTAAACAGACGACTGCATCAAGAGCTGCAAGATTAATATAAAATCCAACTTTTGTGCTTTCTCAATTCTAACATTTCTACTGTAAATTATAATTACTAAATATTAAGCACTAGATTATTCTTCCTTCAGTGAAGATCATGTTTACCTTGATCCACAactatattacattttttgttgaattataAATTAATGTAGTTTAATGTGCAATAAAGTTATCTATGAAACTCAGTTTTATTACTCATGATTGTAATGAGCACATCTGGTAAAAAGTCACAGCAGTAACATGCACAGTATTATATCAATCAAGCAGACACGCCCCTAAATTTACAGCTTTTTAGACTCTAATATCTAATTAATTACGATATTATTTTCAGTTGGACCACCAGATCTCTGATAAGGACAATAACTAGCGAATGAGACCACAATCATCCGTGGGTTATTTTGTTTGACGGAGTATTTCATGGGAGAAATTGGCGTTTTTTGAATGGCATTCTATGGAGCCAGAGATTGTTTGAAGCCAGTCGGAGCCAGCCCCTGCTGGATCTCTGCGGAAGTACACTTTTAAGCACTTCCGCTTAGGCTTCTTCTTTTGGAGCCGGAAGCTAGCCAGGAGCAGTACATCAAATAAAATTAAGCGAGGCAGTCTCAAAGATTTCCCTATACCCAAGTTGTTGTCTATCTCAGTGTGCTTGTGCTGACCTTAGCAGGAAATGATACAGCTCCGTTGGCAGGAGCAAACTCAAGCTTGCCATCATCTTTGGACTGGATGCTCTTCAGTCCGGACAGCAGGATGGAGCGCAGCTTCTCGTACGGTGGTTTGTCTTGGTATCCCAGAGATTTAATCTCCTCCATGAACTTCTGAatttcatctgcagctcaacagaaaaacacagtgatgCACTGGTTCATTATAAACTGAAATCTGACTATTAGCTACTTGCTTCTATGTCAGTATCAGCAACACCAGACATGCTCATACAGTTCAGGTATGTCTGTTAGATATTTTCTGTCTATTTTGGTGGCTGTGGATTTAGAGTTAGTGTTGATTTGTGACACATTTCCAATTTCCAATTAGCTAGTGAAGTTCTTTAGAGCATGATTAATTATGGAAGACTAAGTAAATAACCCTGACTGGCCCTGACCATCTCTCTATTCATGTTactcttcatgtgtttgtgtcagaacACCGTCTTCGCCATAATGTGTAGGGCTGGTCGCAGCATCGTTTTAGccttgacacaaacacagatggagtTGTAACCAACAGTTCAGTTGTGCTCAACAGAGCAGAAGGAAGGAGGTGTGActcttgtgtttgtctcctctgcCTGAACTGACACACTGCCTGCAGGTCAAAATGCCAACATTAAAATGGCAACTGTTACCACAGCAAGACAACAAATGTCAAAGTCACCATTTATAGCCACAGCAAACAGTGTTTACTGCAGTGTGCGCTATTGGAATTACCATCCAAATGAGAACCAAGTAGGTCTGAAAGATTATAATTAGATCACACTGCAGATAAATGAATGTTGTCGTTTACTTAAGTATGACTAAAgcctttgtgtgcgtgtgtgcatgtttgtcgAGTATGGTGAGGTGCTTCGGTCTTAACCTTTTCTGATTAATGCTGCTGCGGTACgagtttgacccagttgtctGTTGAGTTATCAGCTtggaagagacacacacagacagctcggaaaaacaaacagtactTAACTGCCGGGCCACTCATCCGATTAGTAGTGATTTTTTACTGGTTCTGTTAATGGCTATGACAGATCTACACTCAATCTTGTACTtgccccgtgtgtgtgtgtgtgtgtgtgtgtgtgtgtgtgtgtgtctctctgtctgtctgtctgtgtgggtgtgtgtgtgtgtgtcacctggcTTGTCTTGAGCAGAGAAACACTTGTTCATAAACTGTGAGATGTTTTCTTGACACCTGTAAGACAGAAAGATTGAAACctgtcattttaatttacttGAAAGGTAAAACTGCCTTTGTGGAGGTGTCTCAGTGAGCccctccaggtgaaccagggagagcTGATTGGCACAGCTGAGAGTAGTTGGCCAATAACAATTTCAGTGTTTATCACCTGAAAACAGCctggtcaaacacacactgctgatgaTGTCCTTTGTGAATATCTCAACTACCATTTCTTATGTACAATGGtcctgctactgcagcacacaacaaaaccacagTCAGAGAGGGAGTGTGTAGTGAATGCAGGTGCCACTCTTTCACCTAAGTTTGGAGTCTCTGACGTAGATGGGgtcctgcagcttgtcctccCAGGGCAGCCGACCACACAACCACTGAACCATGCAGTAGCACAGGATCTCCAGGTCACTCCGCCTACATGCAGCTGGAGCCAACAACCAAATCAGCAGCAGCGTACACCATCTTCACTTTCATTTTTGCCCGTACATTAGTAGCAAAGCCAATTCTTGGAGAGGAAACATGCTGTTATTCAACTGTAAACACCAACACATGATCTAAAtctaagggttagggttagttaggGTAATACAATTGTAGcttataaaaatgttaaaaaatttGAACCCTtctttccaaaaataaaattagaATATTAATCTCATTGCTGTGTTGGGAGTGACATCAGCTCTCTACTATATAAAACAGTACAGAGCTATAAAACCTTCTTTTTCTTAAACTTCTTATACTTTGAGGAGATATACCTGACTAATACAAATACTACAAGATTCAGCTTCTAGGTAGAGCTAAGAATGTTAAACCCTATGTGACCTTCCTTTTACAATCAAAGATCTGGCTACCTTGCCTTTATAATCAGTAAATGGGCACATTAAACTACTAGTAACCCTAATACCTACATGCTCCTTTATGGGCGTCGATGCTCGTGAACTCAATGGTACCATCATGACATCTCTTGGGGTCTTCCTTGTACTCTTTGAGGACACCATCAGGAGAGTACCTGTACGCCAGCCCATAATCTACTAAGTAAACCTACagttcacaaaaacataaaGTCAGGCATGCATACAGACATGCGCAAACCAAGAGCAACGTCACATTTAACACTaatacatttacacatataCATCTAGAATGATTCCAGGAATCACACTAAAAATAGTCTCATCTTTAGTCAGAGATAGACAGGATGTTTAAATTCTCTTAGCACAAAGCCAAaagcaggagcagcagatgATTCCAGGCTTTTGCATTATAGTGATACCCTACACTTGGTAACTGGCTTTAATAAAGAATCATACTgtaataaaatcaaacagacatTCCAGTAAAGCTTCAGAAACAGCATAACTACAAACATGCATAATATTTAAATCCAGAGGGaccacttttaaaaatgtataaatagcTCCTTAATAATACCACcaattatatattaataatctTCAAATTAAATAGCCTATATACCCCTGCCCTCACCTTGTTTGCTAGGCTCCTCCTCAACAAATGGATATAATGATCTTAGAACACAATCCCCCCCCCAGCCTTTATGGAACAGAACTGGGGTTAGAGGAGCGCCTTAGTTTTCCGACAttaaaaaatacagaagaaCATTACCCCTAAATGGAAACCCAATGTGATTTTAATCATGTGCTTTGACTTCGACTGACCTGGTTGGGATCAGTGTCACTCAACATGAGGTTAGATGCTTTAATGTCAGCGTGCACATACTCATGGTCATGGATATACTCCAAAATATCCAGctaaacaagaaaaagaaagcaaaatattttatatgaaatgttAGTGCAAAATACGTATTTGGTGTATGTTATTTTGATTTTTCTAGTGTTTACAAACAAGGTATTAACATTTGTTCTGTATATGGATACATCTATAAGAAAGAGGCATGTTACACACAGAatgcatcacaaaaaaaatgtaattggaTCTGCTCGACCATGACGGGATGTGTCCTGCTCGCACTGCGACAGGATCTCAGCCAAGTGTGAATGACATCTGTACAGTTTGGACATTCCTATTCTTAGGAAATTTGAGCGGTCAATTggcactttctctttttctctcctgctaTTTCAAGATGCCCATCAAAAAGCTACAGAGGAGTTCTGTCTCTGCAAAATACAATTATGTGTCAGTCTACGAcagggctgggcaattaaccgAAAATGTATCGAAACCGACATTCATAGCCTCTAACAGACTTAATTTTGCTCATGTTGGTTAATTCGGTTATTACTTTCCCCAATGCGTGCATTCACGAACTGTCGGGTTTCCGCTATGTTCATTTTGCAGCGGTGGCCTGGGGACCTTTTACCGTGCCATATTActctgctgcatgtcctccctcctcactcccccacggatctgtgctcactttacactcatcagaagttattaggacacgtacaggtCTTGAAGTTGTATTTGTATTCGTCTGATTCCCTCCAGAGTTTGagacatgtatttaaacacattgaaaaaaacgTCATGAGATGTAACGTGACAGATCGTTAgcgaggtaaaagtttgaaataatcgcGATATTGATCTGAAGTcttatcgcccagccctagtcTATGACATACTTGTGTCAGATGACGGTCATGTCACCTGAGCATCCTGCTTGCAAGCATCTTGTCTTGCTCTGATTGGTGTGTTACAGTATGACTAATGTTACCACAGCAATGCCTTTATGTAATTCACTGACTGTCTGACAGTGAAGCTTACGGACTCATCACACAATACAGTTATTTTCATTAATGCAATGTGGAAGAAATTATAGAGGTTGACAACCAATACTTCAGTAAATGGGAATAACACTGTTTCCCTTGTGGCTTTactgtgcagagaggaggatTACTGGCTGAAGCGATCAAGTTGCTGTGTTGTACATGTTGTGGAAACACCAGGGGGAAGCCAacgggagaggagagagagagagaaatactgGCTGAAGTAACTACAACTGCTGCGGTGATTGGTGAACGTGTTGTGGAAGAGCCGGAGAAGCCCGTGCCGTTGTGTGTGGGTCCCCAAACAAACCGGCTCCTACAGGAGCATTTTCTAGGTGACGGTCAATCCAGCGGTACTTGAGGCTGAGCAGTGACTGGTTTGATCACTCGCTAGCTTTGGCTGGTGCAAGAACAATTTTCAGCGCTGATTGAATGACGCGCCTTTGTCTCACGCGAATTTGATGCCcgagttcaaatatttcaactcaaTCGTGGGCCGTGTTTGAAACATCAAACCCCCCAAACGACACCTAGGGCTCTTGACGCAAATTTAGAggggactttgcattgactttttATGTAATCTCGATGCACATCAAATTCGCGCCGCGTTCGGTTAAACACACCTTTGTTGTCATCATTAAATAGCAAGTTAATTCCTGTGTCCATTTGCAGGCACAACAGCTTGTCAATTGAATAGTCCCAAGAAGCCTTTGACCTTTAATTACATTAACCTGTTTTGTGCCACACTTAAATGCAGTTCCCTCTCGTTTGCAGTGCTCAAGCAAAATTAAACCATCTGATCATGGAATAACCAACCAGACAAAGACCAAGCTGCAGAACCAGTTTTCTGGGGAACCTCTTTCCACATTCTTCAAACTTTTTCTGCAGGTCTGTGCCAAGCCTGTCAATAACCATGAACCTGTACCTGGGAAGCACAAAGAGgatgtgtttaatatttgtgaAGTGTCAGATAAAAAAGCAG of the Hippoglossus stenolepis isolate QCI-W04-F060 chromosome 10, HSTE1.2, whole genome shotgun sequence genome contains:
- the vrk1 gene encoding serine/threonine-protein kinase VRK1 isoform X2 → MPPKAKAAGKRSAPAKRKLAEEFPPGEVLTDTGKKAWKLGTPIGQGGFGLLYLADENSAKSVSADARYVIKVEPSENGPLFSELKFYMRAAKPELIQSWMRSHKLKNLGVPRYWGSGLHDRGGKRYRFMVIDRLGTDLQKKFEECGKRFPRKLVLQLGLCLLDILEYIHDHEYVHADIKASNLMLSDTDPNQVYLVDYGLAYRYSPDGVLKEYKEDPKRCHDGTIEFTSIDAHKGASACRRSDLEILCYCMVQWLCGRLPWEDKLQDPIYVRDSKLRCQENISQFMNKCFSAQDKPDEIQKFMEEIKSLGYQDKPPYEKLRSILLSGLKSIQSKDDGKLEFAPANGAVSFPAKAAKRKIADEESETDGSSTKKKKVTKKKEVNRVKSPKKNPRPRKAPNSGKQGDSKSSLVEMGTQTTPGLAQRSRGRPKKTIT
- the vrk1 gene encoding serine/threonine-protein kinase VRK1 isoform X1 is translated as MPPKAKAAGKRSAPAKRKLAEEFPPGEVLTDTGKKAWKLGTPIGQGGFGLLYLADENSAKSVSADARYVIKVEPSENGPLFSELKFYMRAAKPELIQSWMRSHKLKNLGVPRYWGSGLHDRGGKRYRFMVIDRLGTDLQKKFEECGKRFPRKLVLQLGLCLLDILEYIHDHEYVHADIKASNLMLSDTDPNQVYLVDYGLAYRYSPDGVLKEYKEDPKRCHDGTIEFTSIDAHKGASACRRSDLEILCYCMVQWLCGRLPWEDKLQDPIYVRDSKLRCQENISQFMNKCFSAQDKPDEIQKFMEEIKSLGYQDKPPYEKLRSILLSGLKSIQSKDDGKLEFAPANGAVSFPAKKAAKRKIADEESETDGSSTKKKKVTKKKEVNRVKSPKKNPRPRKAPNSGKQGDSKSSLVEMGTQTTPGLAQRSRGRPKKTIT